The Paenibacillus sp. FSL R7-0204 genome includes a region encoding these proteins:
- a CDS encoding transglycosylase domain-containing protein yields MSQYGKLMLDRYPEKMILPESSVIRASDGTVLRRIPLPETGYRIKTGLGEMPQLLIDTFIAVEDRRFYSHKGLDYQGIARALVNNTVRMGVSEGGSSITQQLARGLYLNRGQNLLRKLNEASIALALEKQLSKDEILQLYLNQIYMGQGQYGVKSAAERYFGITDLKHLEIGQIATLAAIPKGPSIYNPADNIELSAGRRDLVLRIMQQHKLITTEQMTAAMKSTYVPPVKDKTEIVGASYMDAAIQEAIRQTGLSQKELSTGGYTLVTGMNIEAQRAMERAFSQEEAFPPDGKNQRAEAAMVIMDQRTGEVAALLGGRSPRTGGLNRAVTPSRQPGSTLKPIIDYGPALESGKYTPDSLLPDIKTTYGSYSPANLNGVYRGQVSMRVALQQSINAPAVWLLKQVGVSYARGFAARLGMELAAEDNHLAIALGGLHSGVSPLTMAQAYTVFANGGILNKAYLVRSIRNSQNQVVYSHVAAPQQAISVRTAADMTAMLRQAVNEGTGKRAQMNVTVAGKTGTTQLDLPGVPGKANRDLWFVGYTPRWTAAVWMGFDRSDPDNYMTAGSGLAAAMFSKVLSML; encoded by the coding sequence CGGAGAATACCGCTGCCTGAAACGGGCTATCGAATCAAAACAGGACTAGGGGAAATGCCGCAGCTGCTCATAGATACTTTCATTGCTGTTGAGGACCGCCGTTTTTACAGCCATAAAGGTCTGGACTACCAGGGAATAGCCCGTGCATTAGTTAACAATACCGTACGAATGGGGGTATCTGAGGGTGGAAGCAGCATCACCCAACAGCTGGCAAGAGGATTGTATCTGAACCGGGGGCAGAATCTGCTGCGTAAGCTGAACGAAGCCTCGATAGCGTTGGCCCTGGAGAAGCAGTTATCGAAGGATGAGATTCTGCAGTTGTATCTCAACCAAATTTATATGGGACAAGGGCAATATGGGGTGAAATCTGCAGCGGAGCGTTATTTTGGTATAACTGATCTGAAGCATTTGGAGATCGGGCAGATCGCAACGCTGGCGGCTATTCCCAAAGGGCCTTCCATCTATAACCCGGCAGACAACATTGAATTGTCAGCAGGCAGACGGGATTTGGTCCTGCGGATTATGCAGCAGCACAAGCTGATAACAACCGAGCAGATGACGGCAGCAATGAAGAGCACCTACGTACCTCCGGTTAAGGATAAGACTGAGATTGTCGGGGCGTCCTATATGGATGCGGCAATTCAGGAAGCGATACGGCAGACAGGATTATCGCAAAAGGAGCTAAGCACAGGCGGTTATACGCTGGTGACGGGCATGAATATTGAGGCGCAGCGGGCTATGGAGCGGGCCTTCTCACAGGAAGAGGCATTTCCGCCGGATGGCAAAAACCAGAGAGCAGAAGCAGCCATGGTCATCATGGACCAGCGGACCGGTGAAGTGGCCGCACTGTTGGGAGGGCGAAGCCCGCGTACAGGCGGTCTGAACAGAGCCGTAACTCCTTCCCGGCAGCCAGGCTCCACGCTCAAGCCCATTATAGATTATGGACCGGCGCTGGAGAGCGGGAAATATACGCCGGACAGTCTCCTGCCTGATATTAAAACAACCTATGGCAGCTACAGTCCGGCTAATCTGAACGGTGTATATCGTGGGCAGGTGAGCATGAGGGTTGCCCTGCAGCAGTCCATTAATGCCCCAGCGGTATGGCTGTTGAAGCAGGTGGGGGTCAGCTATGCCCGTGGGTTTGCAGCCAGGCTGGGAATGGAACTCGCTGCAGAAGACAACCATCTGGCTATTGCCCTTGGAGGTCTGCATAGCGGGGTTTCTCCGCTCACGATGGCTCAAGCCTACACCGTCTTTGCAAATGGAGGCATTCTTAACAAGGCGTATCTGGTGCGTAGTATCAGGAATTCGCAGAATCAGGTGGTGTATTCACATGTCGCTGCGCCGCAGCAGGCCATTTCGGTACGTACCGCAGCGGATATGACAGCGATGCTCCGTCAGGCGGTGAATGAAGGGACGGGCAAACGGGCGCAAATGAACGTTACGGTGGCCGGTAAGACAGGAACCACGCAGCTGGACCTGCCGGGAGTCCCCGGCAAGGCCAACCGGGACTTATGGTTTGTAGGCTATACCCCTAGATGGACAGCGGCAGTATGGATGGGTTTCGACCGCTCTGATCCCGACAACTACATGACTGCCGGCAGCGGGCTTGCAGCTGCTATGTTCTCCAAGGTTCTCTCCATGCTATGA
- a CDS encoding MFS transporter: MSNKTLSQAPPGPLGESRNLQQATIYRILLAVSFVHLFNDSIQALIPAMFPVLKDNLVLSYAQIGWIAFALNLTSSVIQPIIGFAADRKPRPILLPLGMCCTFAGVFLLAFAGNYVLVIVSVMLVGFGSAAFHPEGMRVAHMAAGQRKGLSQSIFQVGGNAGQALGPLLMKWVFIPFGQMGALGFTVIAAGGVAIQAYVARWYREMLDAGYTFRKKSVSRSIDPARSRRILITTVILVFIVFVRSWYGASIGGYYAFYLMDKYGMTLDKAQIYIFIYLAAGAVGTFFGGPLADRFGRRNLILVSMIGTVPFALALPFVNQFWAAVLLIISGFILLSSFSVTVIYAQMLYPGNIGTVSGLITGLAFGLGGIGSVVIGHLIDTIGIATVFVACGFLPLLGLLALLLPGDKKLEEWAAE; the protein is encoded by the coding sequence ATGTCCAACAAGACCCTGTCTCAAGCTCCGCCCGGCCCTCTGGGGGAATCACGCAATCTGCAGCAGGCTACCATCTACCGTATTCTGCTCGCTGTCAGCTTTGTTCATTTATTCAACGATTCCATTCAGGCTTTGATTCCGGCGATGTTCCCTGTACTAAAAGATAACCTGGTGCTCTCCTATGCACAAATCGGCTGGATTGCGTTCGCGCTGAACCTCACCTCTTCGGTGATACAGCCTATTATCGGCTTCGCCGCTGACCGTAAGCCGCGTCCGATCCTGCTGCCGCTGGGGATGTGCTGCACCTTTGCCGGAGTGTTCCTGCTAGCTTTTGCCGGTAATTATGTATTAGTGATTGTGTCCGTAATGCTTGTGGGCTTCGGATCAGCTGCGTTCCATCCGGAAGGCATGCGCGTGGCTCATATGGCTGCCGGTCAGCGCAAGGGGCTGTCGCAATCCATATTTCAGGTGGGCGGCAACGCCGGCCAAGCCCTGGGTCCTCTATTAATGAAGTGGGTATTCATTCCCTTCGGGCAGATGGGTGCTCTAGGCTTCACTGTTATCGCCGCTGGCGGAGTAGCCATCCAGGCCTATGTGGCCCGCTGGTACCGTGAGATGCTGGATGCCGGATATACCTTCCGAAAAAAATCAGTATCCCGTTCCATTGACCCTGCCCGCAGCAGACGTATTCTGATTACAACGGTTATTCTGGTCTTCATCGTATTCGTGAGATCCTGGTACGGCGCCTCCATCGGCGGGTATTATGCCTTCTATTTAATGGACAAATACGGGATGACGCTGGATAAGGCACAGATCTATATCTTCATCTATCTCGCTGCCGGTGCTGTCGGCACTTTCTTCGGGGGCCCGCTTGCCGACCGCTTCGGCCGCCGGAATCTCATCCTGGTGTCGATGATCGGAACGGTGCCGTTTGCGCTGGCCCTGCCTTTTGTGAACCAGTTCTGGGCGGCTGTGCTGCTGATCATCTCCGGGTTCATTCTATTATCCAGCTTCTCCGTCACTGTGATCTACGCGCAGATGCTGTATCCGGGCAATATCGGCACGGTCTCCGGTCTGATTACCGGCCTTGCCTTCGGGCTTGGCGGAATTGGTTCTGTTGTGATCGGGCATCTGATCGACACAATTGGAATCGCCACCGTGTTCGTGGCCTGCGGCTTCCTGCCGCTGCTCGGCCTATTGGCTCTGCTGCTGCCCGGTGACAAGAAGCTGGAGGAATGGGCGGCGGAATAA